The following are encoded together in the Rana temporaria chromosome 12, aRanTem1.1, whole genome shotgun sequence genome:
- the LOC120918783 gene encoding bactericidal permeability-increasing protein-like, translated as MAFSCTLILMSCLVVLGRADTGNPGAVVRITQKGLDYARQIGINVLQQKLSSIQLPDYSGSYDVGFLGSVDYHISGMAITSVQLPSSQIVFVPNVGLKVSIDQAFIAIHGNWGVKYLFVSDSGDFDLQVLRISISVGLSLGSDGSGRPTVSTSDCSANIGDMKVHFTDTIDWLVNLFDDAIASSLRQTMQNQICPQVIDAVNNHLQPVLQSLPVSVKLDHVAAIDYSLTGPPTVTPGNLDVHMKGEVFEIAHRATPPFSPPPLSLPEDHNLMVYFAVSDYLFNTAGYVYQSAGKLVFNVTDDMVPKGSPMRLNTSAFGILIPQLEKMYPDMLMKLVITSHSAPSLNINPGNVSMAPLVDIQAYAILPNSSLAPLFLLNLKTDVFANVAVNSSRIVGNLKLSRVDIELKHSDVGPFSVGLIQTAVNFYLSSTLLPKVNEKLNEGIPLPLLDHVQLENIILKQYEHYLLLGADVHYG; from the exons ATGGCATTTTCCTGCACATTAATCCTGATGTCCTGTCTGGTTGTGTTAGGAAGAGCAGACACTGGGAACCCGGGAGCAGTGGTGAGAATCACACAGAAGGGACTGGATTATG CCCGCCAGATAGGAATCAATGTCCTGCAGCAGAAGTTGTCAAGTATTCAGCTACCAGATTACTCAGGATCCTATGATGTCGGATTTCTCGGAAGTGTGGATTATCACATCTCTGG CATGGCTATAACCAGTGTCCAGCTGCCCAGCTCACAGATTGTGTTTGTTCCTAACGTCGGCTTGAAGGTTTCCATTGATCAGGCTTTTATTGCCATACATGGAAATTGGGGAGTAAAGTACTTGTTTGT ATCAGACAGCGGTGACTTCGACTTGCAGGTCCTGAGAATATCAATTTCTGTTGGGCTGAGTTTAGGAAGTGATGGATCTGGTAGGCCAACAGTGTCCACCTCCGACTGTAGTGCAAACATTGGAGACATGAAAGTACACTTCACAGACACCATCGA CTGGCTTGTTAACCTCTTTGATGACGCCATTGCATCATCCCTAAGGCAAACTATGCAAAATCAG ATATGTCCGCAGGTTATTGATGCAGTAAATAATCATCTGCAGCCTGTTTTGCAGAGCCTTCCAG tttcagTAAAACTTGATCATGTGGCAGCTATTGATTACTCACTGACGGGGCCTCCAACTGTGACGCCTGGAAATTTGGATGTGCACATGAAG GGTGAAGTTTTTGAAATTGCCCACCGTGCCACACCGCCGTTTTCACCACCACCATTGTCTCTACCAGAGGACCACAACCTGATGGTCTACTTTGCTGTCTCAGATTACTTATTCAATACAGCTGGCTATGTCTATCAGTCAGCTGGAAAGCTTGTCTTCAATGTGACTGATGACATG GTTCCAAAAGGTTCTCCAATGAGACTGAATACCTCAGCTTTTggaatattaataccacag ttgGAAAAGATGTATCCAGATATGCTTATGAAGCTAGTAATTACATCACACTCTGCTCCATCTCTGAATATCAACCCAGGAAATGTGAGCATGGCGCCATTGGTGGACATCCAGGCCTATGCAATACTTCCAAACTCATCCCTGGCTCCGCTCTTCCTTTTAAACCTG AAAACTGATGTGTTTGCAAATGTTGCAGTCAATTCCAGCAGGATTGTGGGAAACCTGAAACTTAGCAG ggTAGACATTGAGCTGAAACATTCTGATGTCGGACCATTCTCG gTGGGGCTTATACAGACTGCTGTGAATTTTTACCTCTCAAGCACCCTTCTTCCTAAAGTCAATG AAAAACTTAATGAGGGCATTCCCTTACCTTTACTGGACCATGTGCAGCTTGAAAACATTATTCTGAAGCAATATGAA